The DNA region TCCCGGCACTTCGGGGACGCCCCGATCGTCGAGGTCAGCGGGCGTACGTATCCGGTCGAGGTCCGTTACCGACCGCTCCTCGAAGAGGAGGGCGACGACTCCGACCGCGACCAGATCACCGCGATCTGCGACGCCGTCGAGGAGCTCCAGGGCGAGGGCAAGGGGGACATCCTCGTCTTCCTCTCCGGCGAGCGGGAGATCCGCGACACCGCGGACGCGATCACGAAGAGGAACTACCGCTTCACCGAGGTGCTCCCCCTCTACGCCCGCCTCTCGCACGCCGAGCAGCACCGCGTCTTCCAGCAGCACACCGGCCGCAGGATCGTTCTGGCGACCAACGTCGCCGAGACGTCCCTCACCGTCCCGGGCATCAAGTACGTGATCGACCCGGGCACCGCCCGTATCTCCAGATACAGCCACCGCACGAAGGTCCAGCGCCTCCCCATCGAGCCGGTCTCGCAGGCCAGCGCCAACCAGCGCAAGGGTCGCTGCGGCCGCACCAGCGACGGCATCTGCATCCGCCTCTATTCGGAGGACGACTTCCTCGCGCGTCCGGAGTTCACCGACGCCGAGATCCTCCGTACGAACCTGGCGTCCGTCATCCTCCAGATGACCGCGGCCGGGCTCGGGGACATCGAGAAGTTCCCGTTCATCGACCCGCCGGACCACCGCAACATCCGCGACGGCGTCCAACTCCTCCAGGAACTGGGCGCGTTGGACCCGCCCACCCGTCACCCGACCACCACCCCTCAACGAGCCGCTTCGCGGCCCCCCACTTCTTCAGAGGACGCCCGCAAGCGGCTCACCGAGCGGGGCCGCAAGCTCGCCCAGCTGCCAGTGGACCCGCGGCTGGCCCGGATGGTCCTGGAGGCCGACAAGAACGGCTGTGTGCGCGAGGTCATGGTGATCGCCGCCGCGCTCTCCATCCAGGACCCGCGCGAGCGCCCGGCCGACAAGCAGACACAGGCCGACCAGCAGCACGCCCGCTTCAGGGACGAGACGTCCGACTTCCTGGCGTACCTCAACCTCTGGCGGTACGTGCGCGAGCAGCAGAAGGAGCGCGGCTCGTCGTCCTTCCGCCGGATGTGCAAGCAGGAGTACCTGAACTTCCTGCGGATCCGCGAGTGGCAGGACATCTACACGCAGTTGCGGACCGTCGCCAAGCAGATGGGCATCCATCCGAACGAGGACGACGCCCCGGACCAGCAGGTCCATCTCTCCCTCCTCGCCGGCCTGCTCTCCCACATCGGCATGAAGGACGTGAAGGAGACCGGCGGGGAGAGCGGCAGAAGCACGGGTAAGAACGAGTATCTGGGCGCGCGGAGCGCCAAGTTCGCGATCTTCCCCGGCTCGGCCCTCTTCAAGAAGCCCCCGCGTTTCGTGATGTCCGCCGAACTCGTCGAGACGTCCCGCCTCTGGGCCCGGGTCAACGCGAGGATCGAGCCCGAGTGGGTCGAGCCGCTCGCGGAACACCTGCTGAAGCGCACGTACAGCGAACCGCACTGGGAGAAGGACCAGGCCGCGGTGATGGCGTACGAGAAGGTCACGCTGTACGGCGTGCCGATCATCGCCCAGCGGAAGGTCAACTACGGGCGGATCGACCCGGAGGCCAGCCGCGAGCTTTTCATTCGCAACGCACTGGTCGAGGGCGACTGGCGTACGCACCACAAGTTCTTCGCGGACAACCGCAAACTCCTCACCGAGGTCGAGGAGTTGGAGCACCGCGCCCGGCGCCGCGACATCCTCGTGGACGACGAGACGCTGTTCGACTTCTACGACGAGCGGGTGCCCGAGCACGTCGTGTCGGGCGCGCACTTCGACTCCTGGTGGAAGCACAAGCGCCATGAAGAGCCCGAGCTGCTCGACTTCGAGCGGTCGATGCTCATCAACGAGCGGGCCGGGGACGTCAGCAAGGACGACTATCCGGACACGTGGCGCCAGGGCCCGCTGAAGTTCCGGGTGACCTACCAATTCGAGCCAGGTGCGGACGCGGACGGCGTCACCGTCCACGTCCCGCTCCAGGTGCTGAACCAGGTCACGGACGAGGGCTTCGACTGGCAGATCCCGGGCCTGCGCGAGGAGGTCGTGACGGAGCTGATCCGCTCCCTCCCGAAGCCGATCCGCCGGAACTACGTCCCGGCCCCCAACTTCGCCCAGCGGTTCCTGGACCGGGCGGTGCCCTTGCAGGAGCCGCTGACGACGACGATGGCGCGCGAGCTGAAGCGCATGGTCGGCGTTCCCTTCACGGCCGACGACTTCGACTGGTCCCGGGTCGCCGACCACCTGCAGATCACCTTCCGGATCGTCGACGAGCGGCGTCGCAAGCTGGCCGAGGACAAGGACCTGGAGGCCCTGAAGCTGCGCCTGAAGCCGAAGGCGCGCCAGGCGATCTCGCAGGCCGCGGCGGCGACGGCCGAGCGGGAGGGCGGCGAGTCCCTGGAACGCAAGGGCCTCACGGACTGGACCATCGGCTCCCTCACCCGTGTCTTCGAGACGCGTCGGGCCGGCCAGCCGGTGAGGGCGTTCCCGGCCCTGGTCGACGACGGACCGGCGGCCGGCACCGTCTCCGTACGCCTCTTCGACACCGAGGCCGAGCAGCAGCAGGCCATGTGGAAGGGCACGCGGCGGCTCATCCTGCGCAACATCCCGGTGAACCCGGCGAAGTTCGCCTCGGACAAGCTCACGAACGCCCACAAGCTGGCCCTGTCCGCGAACCCGCACGGCTCGGTCCAGGCCCTCTTCGACGACTGCGCGACGGCCGCCGCCGACAAGCTGATCGCCGACTTCGGCGGCCCGGCCTGGGACGAGGAGTCGTACCGCAAGCTGTACGAGAAGGTGCGCGCGGAGATCGTCGACACGACGGTCCGTACGGTCGACCAGGTGCAGCAGGTCCTGGCCGCCTGGCAGGCCTGTGAGCGCCGCCTGAAGGGCGTACGGAGTGCCGTGCTGCTCGCGAACCTCACGGACGTGCGCAAGCAGCTGGACGCCCTCGTGAAGCCCGGCTTCGTGACGGAGACGGGTCTGCGGCGGCTGCCGGACCTGATGCGCTATCTGGTGGCCGCGGACCGCCGGCTCCAGCAGATGCCGACGAACGTCCAGCGGGACACGAGCCGTATGGAGAAGGTCCACGAGATGCAGGACGAGTACGCCTGGCTCCTGGAACAGATGCCGCAGGGGCGTCCCGTGCCCTCCTCGGTCCTGGACATCCGCTGGATGATCGAGGAGCTCCGCGTCAGCTATTTCGCCCACGCTCTGGGCACCGCGTACCCCGTCTCCGACAAGCGCATCGTGAAGGCGATCGACGCCGCCGTCCCGTAACGGCGCCTGCACAGTGGGTGAGTTCGCCCAGGGGGCTCACCCTCCTGTAGAGTCCTGTCTCGCAGCGCAACGCAAGATCCGCACTGCGAAACCTGGTCCTGTGGAGCAGTTTGGAGTGCTCGCCACCCTGTCAAGGTGGAGGCCGCGGGTTCAAATCCCGTCAGGACCGCATCAGATGAAAGGCCCCGCATCCGCAAGGATGCGGGGCCTTCTTCGTGCGCCCCTCAAGGGGCGCGGGGAACTGCGCGACAAGCCCCCACCGGCAGGCAGTCGCGACCCCACCCCAAGCCCCATCCCTCTGGGCGCACCCCCAAGAAACCCCCCGCACCCGGCAACAGACGGCCACCCAAACCCCACAAGCCCCGCGCAGCGCACCCCGCACGGCCCGGGCTTGACGCCGTCACATTCCCCCAGTACCTAAAAACCAGGGCCGAAGACACCCCACCGCACACCCCACCGGAGGTGACCATGGCGGCGACAGCTCGACATGAGACGCGAGCCCTGCTCCGCGCCCACCTGTCGGCCGCCTCCGGCTACCGCCATCGGACAAGGCACTGCCCGATCTGCCACCGGCTCCTCAGACTGGCCTCCGAGAGCGCTCCCTACGACCAGGAGAGCCCCGAGACCTCCTACGAGGACGAGAGCACCTCCCCGGCGTGAGCGGACCGCTCGACGCTCCGCGCCCCAACTGCCCCTCGGGCGACGCCAGATGCGCACTGCCTCCTCTAGCGCAGAAACGCCACTCACAACAAGGACCATGACGTGTGACGGGTGTCACCGCATAAGTTTTCAAACCTGCGGAACTTACCCCCCACCTACAACTGGTCAATTTAATATGTGCAATTGCACCTCACGCCAGGGCCACACACAGCTGATCCGACAGGTCTCCCCAGACTGCGACAAGGCCGCTCACAGAACGGCCCCACACCCTGTGCGCACCCCATGACCAGCACATGACCGGACGCCGCCGGCACACCATCGGCGCACAAAAAAGATCGCGCTGGACCCGGCGGAGTCCAGCGCGATCTACGACGCACCCTTGTTGCTTGTGGTTCTCGCTCGGGCGTGGACCCCGTTGGGGCAGGATCCGCGTCGCTTGGAGCTTGGGTTCGGGCAGTCCGACAAGTTAGGGGACCTGCCGAAATGCCCTGCTATGTAGTTGTTGTTCAGACTTCGCTGCGCTGCTGCGGGATACCCGCGAGCAGGGCACGAACCTCGGCCTCGCGGTAACGGCGATGGCCGCCGAGCGTGCGGATCGAAGTGAGCTTGCCGGCCTTCGCCCACCGCGTCACCGTCTTCGGGTCCACGCGGAACATCGTGGCAACCTCAGCGGGGGTCAGCAGCGGCTCGGCATCAGGGGTGCGAGCGGTCATGAGCGGCCTCCTCGGGAGAACCGAACCTTCTCGGTTCTTTCCTCTAAATTCTGCACCTTGACCCGCGTTGCCCGAAATGGCGGATGCGGGTCGAGTCGGTTATAGGACGAACGGCTTGTCCTCGGCACTACAACTACACCATCTGTCCAGCCGCGTCGGCCAAACCGATGGAATTGCCCTCCCAGGTGTTCATCAGCGACGGAAGCCGATGGACCATGCCATAGCGGACAGTCACGCCGCTGTGACGATCAGTCACAGGGCGATCAGGAGTCAACAGACCCCCCATAGCGTGCAATGCTGAGATTCCACCCATACGTGGGCAGAAGGAGCCCTCCCCGGACTCCTTGTCCTATTTTGGCATGAGGAGGGGCGTTAGGCGCAAGGTCCGCGTTAGTGCCGTCCGTCACGCTTACCCCGTACGACCCGGATAGGGACTTACGTCCTGTCAGAACCCGTGACGCACAGGGACCATCAGTCCCACAGGTCATGTCCCGCCCCAGCGAGCGAACCTCCGACGCCGGTATGCGGACCTCCAGTATGCGGACTCCCTGCTTCAGGGTCCCTGCTTCGGAGTCCCGGCTTCAGGGGCCCTCGGAAGATCTCTCGGCCCCTCGGCCCCTCGGCCTCAGTTCGCCGAGCGACGGTCCCGTACCGAGCGCCACCGCTCCACGAGCCGGCCGTACGCCTCGCCGGCTCCGGCCCCGTCGCCCGTACGCAGCGCCTCGATGCCCTCGGCGACGTCGGCCGCCGAATGGTCGCCGTCGAGCTCCCCGGCCGGCAGGACGTGCACCAGGCCGCCGTAGTCGAGCTCCACCAGCGAGCGCGGGTGGAACTCCTCCAGCCAACGCCCCACGTCCACCAGGCCGTCGATGAGCGGCCCCTCGTCCAGGGCGTCCCGCAGCGTCCGCAGGCCCCGCGCCACGCGCCGCCGGGCCTGCACCATCGGCGTCCGGTAGCGCAGGACGGGAGCGTCCTCCGCCGCCTCCTGGCCATCCCCGGAGCCGGTTCCCTTGTCGTACTCGCGCTCCTCGTCCGACACCAGCACGAACCAGTTCAGCGGGACCTGCCAGGTCGACGTGCGGATCCAGGGCCGGGCGTCGGGGTTACGGGTCAGCCAGCGCTCGTAGTCCTGGGTCGCCTGATGGCGTACGACCGCCGGGAGCACCGCCTCCAGGACCGGCCCCGGCAGCTCCTCCGCCAGGTCTCCCAGGGCCTGCCAGCCGCGCAGCCGGGTCCGCCAGGGGCACACGCACAGGACGCCGTCCAGATCCGCGACGAACGCGTCACCGCTCTCGTGCACCGGCACCGGGATCGGCGGGGTGGGCAGCAAGTCGGCCAGTGACCGGCGCAGTTCGTCCTGGTACGAGGGGCGGTCGGGCCGGCGCGCGTAGCGGGCCCAGTGGCCGCGCTCCGGCTCCGGGAAGGCCGCGAGCGGTTCGTACACGCGCAGATAGGACGCGTACGGGACGATCAACGAGGACACCTTGGGCACGCTTGCTCCCTCCCCCGCCGACCCGACGGAAAACCCGTGAAACCCGCTCACAGGAGTGCGGGAAAACACTGCAAATCGTCCCACGCCCCATCGTGACCGTACTCCGCGAGAGGGTGATCCTGACCACTGCGCGGATGACGGTCGTGTCCAGGCTCTAATCTCATGCCACACAGACCTCCGCCACCCGTACGGAGGCCGCCCCAACCGCCGCTTCCTAACTGGGAGTCACCACCGTGACCGACGTATCCGACGGCGTCCTGCACACCCTGTTCCACTCGGATCAGGGCGGCCATGAGCAAGTCGTGCTCTGCCAGGACCGAGCCAGTGGCCTCAAGGCCGTCATCGCCATCCACTCGACCGCCCTGGGCCCCGCCCTCGGCGGCACGCGCTTCTACCCGTACGCGAGCGAGGAGGAGGCCGTCGCCGACGCGCTGAACCTCTCCCGCGGGATGTCGTACAAGAACGCCATGGCCGGGCTCGACCACGGCGGCGGCAAGGCCGTGATCATCGGGGATCCCGAACAGATCAAGAGCGAGGAGCTGCTCCTCGCGTACGGCCGCTTCGTGGCCTCGCTCGGTGGCCGCTACGTCACCGCGTGTGACGTCGGTACGTACGTGGCCGACATGGACGTCGTGGCGCGCGAGTGCCGCTGGACGACCGGACGCTCCCCCGAGAACGGCGGCGCGGGCGACTCGTCCGTCCTGACGGCCTTCGGTGTCTTCCAGGGCATGCGGGCCTCCGCACAGCACCTGTGGGGCGACCCCTCGCTGCGCGGCCGCAGGGTCGGCATCGCGGGCGTGGGCAAGGTCGGGCACCACCTGGTCGAGCATCTGCTGGAGGACGGCGCCGAGGTCGTGATCACGGACGTCAGGGCGGAGTCCGTACGGCGAATTCTGGACAAGCACCCGTCCGGCGGCGTGACGGCCGTCGCGGACACGCAGTCGCTGATCCGGGTGGAGGGGCTGGACATCTACGCCCCCTGCGCGCTGGGCGGCGCCCTGAACGACGACTCCGTGCCGGTGCTCACCGCGAAGATCGTCTGCGGTGCGGCCAACAACCAGCTGGAGCACGCCGGCGTCGAGAAGGACCTCGCCGACCGCGGGATCCTCTACGCGCCGGACTACGTGGTGAACGCCGGCGGTGTCATCCAGGTCGCCGACGAACTCCACGGATTCGACTTCGAGCGGTGCAGGGCGAAGGCCGCGAAGATCTTCGACACCACGCTGGCCATATTCGCACGTGCGAAGGAGGACGGGATTCCGCCGGCCGCCGCGGCCGACCGGATCGCCGAACACCGCATGGCGGAGGCACGCCGTCCCTGAGGTCCCGAGGGCCTGTCCGGGACGTCTGGCGGGTACCCGTCGGCGGGTGTTGGAGAGAACTCTCACGTTCGTCGGCGGGTCGTTCGCCAAGAAGAGGTTAAAATCGCGGTTGACCAGCGGGGACAGGGCACCCCGAGGGTTCTGGGACCAGGCGCGTCCTGCGGGCGACGTACCGTATGGGCGTGGGCTCAGGTACCGTGGAAGCCCTACGGACCGGTCTCTCCACGGAGAGCCCGTTCCAGATCATGAACGCGTGTCAAGACTCTGGGGCCGTCGAGCCCCGTATCCGAGGGGGTCGAGCCATGGGGCGCGGCCGGGCAAAGGCCAAGCAGACGAAGGTCGCCCGCCAGCTGAAGTACAGCAGCGGCGGGACTGACCTCTCGCGTCTGGCCAATGAGCTGGGCGCTTCGACTTCGCAACAGCCGCCGAATGGCGAGCCGTTCGAGGACGACGACGAGGAAGACGACCCGTACTCCCAGTACGCGGATCTCTACAACGACGACGAGGACGAGGACGACGAGTCCGGTCCCACGTCTCAACGCCGCGGCGCTTGACGCTCCAGCTGAGCTTGTCTTTCTAGCTGCGCTTCACCCGGTCCGGAGAAGTCTGCCGGACCGGGTTTTGCGCTGCTTCTTCGGCTGAGCGGTGCCTCTGAAGGGTGCGGGTTCGTCGTGGCCGGTACCGCCCACACGGCGGGGCCGCATATCGGCACGGCCCCGCGCCCTTTACTGGGCTGCCGTCAACGGGGCGCGTAGTCGTTGATCAGGGCCGCGCCCGTCTCGTGTTCGCCCCGGTCTGTGATCTCGCCTGCCACCCAGGCCTCCACGCCTCGGTCGGCCAGTGTGGCGAGGGCCACATCCGTGGACTCCTCCGGGACGATCGCGATCATGCCGACGCCCATGTTGAGGGTCTTTTCCAGTTCCAGGCGGTCCACCTGGCCGGTGGTGCCCACGAGGTCGAAGACGGGGGCCGGGGTCCAGGTGGCGCGGTCCACGATCGCGTGGAGGCCGTCCGGGATCACCCGGGCCAGGTTGGCCGCGAGTCCGCCGCCCGTGATGTGCGAGAAGGCGTGCACGTCGGTCGTGCGGGTCAGGGCCAGACAGTCCAGCGAGTAGATCTTGGTGGGCTCCAGGAGCTCCTCGCCGAGCGTGCGGCCGAACTCCGCCACGTGCTGGTCGAGCTTCAGCTTCGCGCGGTCGAAGAGGACGTGCCGGACGAGTGAGTACCCGTTCGAGTGAAGGCCTGAGGCCGCCATGGCGATCACCGCGTCACCCGTACGGATGCGATCCGCGCCGAGCAGCCGGTCGGCCTCCACAACGCCCGTACCGGCGCCCGCGACATCGAAGTCGTCCGGACCGAGGAGGCCGGGGTGCTCGGCCGTCTCGCCGCCCACCAGGGCGCAGCCCGCGAGGACGCAGCCCTCGGCGATGCCCTTCACGATGGCCGCCACGCGCTCCGGGTGGACCTTGCCGACGCAGATGTAGTCGGTCATGAAGAGCGGCTCGGCGCCGCACACCACGATGTCGTCCATGACCATCGCGACCAGGTCGTGGCCGATGGTGTCGTACACGCCGAGCTGACGGGCGAGGTCGACCTTCGTGCCCACGCCGTCCGTGGCGGAGGCGAGCAGCGGGCGCTCGTACCGCTTGAGGGCGGAGGCGTCGAAGAGGCCGGCGAAGCCGCCGAGTCCGCCGAGGACCTCGGGGCGCTGCGTCTTCTTCACCCACTCCTTCATGAGTTCGACGGCGCGGTCGCCCGCTTCGATGTCGACGCCCGCGGCTGCGTAGCTGGCACCAGTTGTCTCAGACATGACGGTGAGAACTTTCGTGTCGTACTGCAGGTGAGCAGGTGTTTCGGGCTGTCTACGGGCGACGGATCGCGTCGGCCGCGGCCGTGGCGGCGGGCCCGGCGGCCAGCTCGGTCTCCAGGAGCTGCTTGCCGAGCAGCTCGGGGTCCGGAAGCGCCATCGGGTACTCGCCGTCGAAGCAGGCACGGCAGAGGTTCGGCTTGTCGATGGTCGTGGCCTCGATCATGCCGTCGATGGAGATGTACGAGAGGGAGTCGGCGCCCAGCGAGGTGCCGATCTCCTCGATCGTCATGCCGTTGGCGATCAGCTCGGCGCGGGTGGCGAAATCTATGCCGAAGAAGCAGGGCCACTTCACGGGGGGCGAGGAGATCCGGATGTGGACCTCCGCCGCGCCCGCCTCCCGGAGCATCCGGACCAGCGCGCGCTGGGTGTTGCCCCGCACGATCGAGTCGTCGACGACGACCAGGCGCTTGCCCTTGATGACTTCCTTGAGCGGA from Streptomyces sp. NBC_00258 includes:
- the hrpA gene encoding ATP-dependent RNA helicase HrpA, with product MSTTPAPAFGAIAPRLTELSLRDAQRLGRRLEGARKIRKPEARAAVLAEIEAEVTKGEARMAERASRVPAITYPEQLPVSQKKDDIAAAIRDHQVVIVAGETGSGKTTQIPKICMELGRGVRGMIGHTQPRRIAARTVAERVADELDVPLGEAVGWKVRFTDQVNPDGTFVKLMTDGILLAEIQTDRELYAYDTIIIDEAHERSLNIDFLLGYLAQLLPRRPDLKVVITSATIDPERFSRHFGDAPIVEVSGRTYPVEVRYRPLLEEEGDDSDRDQITAICDAVEELQGEGKGDILVFLSGEREIRDTADAITKRNYRFTEVLPLYARLSHAEQHRVFQQHTGRRIVLATNVAETSLTVPGIKYVIDPGTARISRYSHRTKVQRLPIEPVSQASANQRKGRCGRTSDGICIRLYSEDDFLARPEFTDAEILRTNLASVILQMTAAGLGDIEKFPFIDPPDHRNIRDGVQLLQELGALDPPTRHPTTTPQRAASRPPTSSEDARKRLTERGRKLAQLPVDPRLARMVLEADKNGCVREVMVIAAALSIQDPRERPADKQTQADQQHARFRDETSDFLAYLNLWRYVREQQKERGSSSFRRMCKQEYLNFLRIREWQDIYTQLRTVAKQMGIHPNEDDAPDQQVHLSLLAGLLSHIGMKDVKETGGESGRSTGKNEYLGARSAKFAIFPGSALFKKPPRFVMSAELVETSRLWARVNARIEPEWVEPLAEHLLKRTYSEPHWEKDQAAVMAYEKVTLYGVPIIAQRKVNYGRIDPEASRELFIRNALVEGDWRTHHKFFADNRKLLTEVEELEHRARRRDILVDDETLFDFYDERVPEHVVSGAHFDSWWKHKRHEEPELLDFERSMLINERAGDVSKDDYPDTWRQGPLKFRVTYQFEPGADADGVTVHVPLQVLNQVTDEGFDWQIPGLREEVVTELIRSLPKPIRRNYVPAPNFAQRFLDRAVPLQEPLTTTMARELKRMVGVPFTADDFDWSRVADHLQITFRIVDERRRKLAEDKDLEALKLRLKPKARQAISQAAAATAEREGGESLERKGLTDWTIGSLTRVFETRRAGQPVRAFPALVDDGPAAGTVSVRLFDTEAEQQQAMWKGTRRLILRNIPVNPAKFASDKLTNAHKLALSANPHGSVQALFDDCATAAADKLIADFGGPAWDEESYRKLYEKVRAEIVDTTVRTVDQVQQVLAAWQACERRLKGVRSAVLLANLTDVRKQLDALVKPGFVTETGLRRLPDLMRYLVAADRRLQQMPTNVQRDTSRMEKVHEMQDEYAWLLEQMPQGRPVPSSVLDIRWMIEELRVSYFAHALGTAYPVSDKRIVKAIDAAVP
- a CDS encoding DUF6274 family protein: MAATARHETRALLRAHLSAASGYRHRTRHCPICHRLLRLASESAPYDQESPETSYEDESTSPA
- the bldC gene encoding developmental transcriptional regulator BldC — its product is MTARTPDAEPLLTPAEVATMFRVDPKTVTRWAKAGKLTSIRTLGGHRRYREAEVRALLAGIPQQRSEV
- a CDS encoding Leu/Phe/Val dehydrogenase, whose protein sequence is MTDVSDGVLHTLFHSDQGGHEQVVLCQDRASGLKAVIAIHSTALGPALGGTRFYPYASEEEAVADALNLSRGMSYKNAMAGLDHGGGKAVIIGDPEQIKSEELLLAYGRFVASLGGRYVTACDVGTYVADMDVVARECRWTTGRSPENGGAGDSSVLTAFGVFQGMRASAQHLWGDPSLRGRRVGIAGVGKVGHHLVEHLLEDGAEVVITDVRAESVRRILDKHPSGGVTAVADTQSLIRVEGLDIYAPCALGGALNDDSVPVLTAKIVCGAANNQLEHAGVEKDLADRGILYAPDYVVNAGGVIQVADELHGFDFERCRAKAAKIFDTTLAIFARAKEDGIPPAAAADRIAEHRMAEARRP
- a CDS encoding DUF3073 domain-containing protein encodes the protein MGRGRAKAKQTKVARQLKYSSGGTDLSRLANELGASTSQQPPNGEPFEDDDEEDDPYSQYADLYNDDEDEDDESGPTSQRRGA
- the purM gene encoding phosphoribosylformylglycinamidine cyclo-ligase, with the protein product MSETTGASYAAAGVDIEAGDRAVELMKEWVKKTQRPEVLGGLGGFAGLFDASALKRYERPLLASATDGVGTKVDLARQLGVYDTIGHDLVAMVMDDIVVCGAEPLFMTDYICVGKVHPERVAAIVKGIAEGCVLAGCALVGGETAEHPGLLGPDDFDVAGAGTGVVEADRLLGADRIRTGDAVIAMAASGLHSNGYSLVRHVLFDRAKLKLDQHVAEFGRTLGEELLEPTKIYSLDCLALTRTTDVHAFSHITGGGLAANLARVIPDGLHAIVDRATWTPAPVFDLVGTTGQVDRLELEKTLNMGVGMIAIVPEESTDVALATLADRGVEAWVAGEITDRGEHETGAALINDYAPR